In Thunnus albacares chromosome 10, fThuAlb1.1, whole genome shotgun sequence, a single window of DNA contains:
- the LOC122991072 gene encoding uncharacterized protein LOC122991072 isoform X3 has translation MTVSVGHLCCNYRNYTGIRPQLSASVNSLNAELLAVVITNLFRFLALHKRLQDLVDLLQQRVVLLAEESSRDAELLQQVGSELLCLQSSEVKLEGLVEELHAETQHRAAVAENLQAELHAETQCRAALTESLQAELGSKTVEVERLQDTNTTLAEELEELHNAHQKEVRELQQEKEVSLRKLQETVEQFEWLFQQQCYWICCVKRFKDSLMKEREALLRQVRKLKKKAEKLKKILYDSPTHSVLCPLQDAECCDSSITSWNPDAVADLESRVEESNTLYEELYDQAGSPISGYQKPP, from the exons ATGACCGTATCAGTGGGCCACCTATGCTGCAATTACCGTAATTACACTGGAATTAGGCCACAACTAAGTGCCAGTGTTAACAGTCTAAATGCAGAGCTTTTGGCAGTAGTTATTACCAACCTTTTTAGGTTTTTGGCTCTTCACAAAAGGTTGCAG GACCTGGTGGACTTGTTGCAGCAGCGTGTGGTCCTGCTGGCGGAGGAGAGCTCCCGTGACGCTGAGCTTCTGCAACAGGTCGGCTCAGAGCTGCTGTGTCTGCAGAGCTCCGAGGTGAAGCTGGAGGGCCTGGTGGAGGAGCTGCACGCTGAGACCCAGCACAGAGCTGCTGTGGCAGAGAACCTCCAGGCAGAGCTGCATGCTGAGACCCAGTGCAGAGCTGCACTGACAGAGAGCCTCCAGGCGGAGCTGGGCAG TAAAACAGTGGAGGTAGAGAGGCTACAAGACACCAACACAACACTGgctgaggagctggaggagttACACAACGCTCATCAGAAAGAG GTAAGAGAACTGCAGCAGGAGAAAGAGGTGAGTCTGAGGAAACTACAGGAGACAGTGGAGCAGTTTGAGTGGCTGTTTCAGCAACAGTGCTACTGGATATGTTGCGTCAAGAG ATTCAAAGACAGCctgatgaaggagagagaggctTTGCTGCGACAAGTCAGGAAGTTGAAAAAGAAGGCtgagaaactgaagaagatTTTATATGACAGTCCCACACACAGCGTCCTCTGCCCCCTACAGGACGCCGAGTGCTGCGACAG cagtATAACATCGTGGAATCCAGATGCAGTGGCTGACCTGGAGTCTCGGGTGGAGGAGTCAAACACGTTGTATGAGGAGCTCTATGACCAG